One Sphingomonas endolithica DNA segment encodes these proteins:
- a CDS encoding class I SAM-dependent methyltransferase, with translation MHRIALAAFSLALPGLAIAAATSPSPALVAAVKAPTRTPANVARDRYRHPAETLSFFGVKPTDTVVEIWPSGGWYAEILAPYLAQRGVYYAAAPSEKGLGAVQRLQAANPALFRSMKTAIFPAAAGQATVPAGTADVVLTFRNVHNWRFGESDRTQAAFDQMFAMLKPGGTLGLVEHRLPETQVGVDEGKSGYMKRSSVVAYATKAGFRLVGESNVNANPKDTHDYPGGVWTLPPSYAEKDKDRARYAAIGESDRMTLKFVRPK, from the coding sequence ATGCACCGCATCGCCCTTGCCGCCTTCAGCCTGGCGCTTCCCGGTCTCGCGATCGCCGCCGCGACCAGCCCCTCCCCGGCGCTGGTCGCCGCGGTAAAGGCACCCACGCGCACCCCGGCCAATGTCGCGCGCGACCGCTATCGCCACCCGGCCGAGACGCTCAGCTTCTTCGGCGTAAAGCCGACCGACACGGTGGTCGAGATCTGGCCGAGCGGCGGCTGGTACGCAGAGATCCTCGCGCCCTATCTCGCGCAGCGCGGCGTCTATTATGCCGCGGCCCCCAGCGAGAAGGGCCTCGGCGCCGTGCAGCGTCTGCAGGCGGCGAACCCGGCGCTGTTCCGCAGCATGAAGACGGCGATCTTCCCGGCAGCAGCCGGCCAGGCCACCGTGCCCGCCGGCACGGCCGACGTCGTGCTGACGTTCCGCAACGTCCACAATTGGCGCTTTGGCGAGAGCGACCGCACGCAAGCCGCCTTCGACCAGATGTTTGCGATGTTGAAGCCCGGCGGCACCTTGGGCCTGGTCGAGCACCGCCTGCCCGAGACGCAGGTGGGCGTCGACGAAGGCAAGAGCGGGTATATGAAGCGCTCGTCGGTCGTGGCCTACGCCACCAAGGCGGGGTTCCGGCTGGTCGGCGAGAGCAACGTCAACGCCAATCCCAAGGATACGCACGATTATCCGGGCGGCGTGTGGACGCTGCCGCCGAGCTATGCCGAAAAGGACAAGGACCGTGCGCGCTATGCCGCGATCGGCGAGAGCGACCGCATGACGCTGAAGTTCGTCCGCCCGAAGTGA
- the phaR gene encoding polyhydroxyalkanoate synthesis repressor PhaR: MKKQSVGDGPVIIKKYANRRLYNTETSSYITLEHLAAMTREGRDFKVVDAKTDADITHNVLTQIIMEEESRGETMLPINFLRQLISMYGDSMQTMVPGYLEASMDSFRRNHDQFKSAVEGAFANSPFADIAKRNMAMFEAAATAFKPGGQMPGMPMTGSAPAAPSAASKDDEIASLKAELSKLTEKIEKLDK; the protein is encoded by the coding sequence ATGAAGAAGCAAAGCGTGGGCGACGGCCCGGTGATCATCAAGAAATACGCCAATCGGCGGCTCTATAATACCGAAACCTCCTCTTACATCACGCTCGAACATCTTGCCGCGATGACGCGCGAAGGCCGCGACTTCAAGGTCGTGGATGCCAAGACCGATGCGGACATAACACATAACGTATTAACGCAGATCATTATGGAAGAAGAGTCGCGCGGCGAGACGATGCTGCCGATCAACTTCCTGCGGCAGTTGATCTCGATGTATGGCGATTCGATGCAGACGATGGTGCCGGGCTATCTGGAGGCGTCGATGGACAGCTTCCGCCGCAACCATGACCAGTTCAAGAGCGCGGTGGAGGGTGCGTTCGCCAATTCTCCCTTCGCCGATATCGCCAAGCGCAACATGGCGATGTTCGAAGCCGCCGCCACCGCATTCAAACCCGGCGGCCAGATGCCTGGCATGCCGATGACGGGGAGTGCGCCGGCCGCGCCGTCCGCCGCCAGTAAGGACGATGAGATCGCGTCGCTCAAGGCTGAGCTGAGCAAGCTTACCGAAAAGATCGAGAAGCTGGACAAATAA
- a CDS encoding alpha/beta fold hydrolase, with amino-acid sequence MLRAETAASPDRQAAALAGLRAYQQASRGRPQRRAPARFRKGRARLRDYGHKGGGRRPLILVPSLINPPGILDLTPDVSLLRWLAAQGFHPYLLDWGSPTPADRAMDVTGHVEQLLLPLIARLGEPPVLVGYCLGGTMALAAACAAPVAGLALIAGPWRFDGFGDAARADIARLWAAAGPVCETMGAVPMEVLQSGFWRLDPQRTIAKYEAFAAMEPGSRGAQLFVAMEDWANAGAPLTYAAGRQLFEEFIAGDVTGSGAWRVGGVLADPAALSCPAIDFVSLSDRIVPAESAADLPDRRDLGAGHVGMIVGRGGRAQLWEPLAHWIGALPRST; translated from the coding sequence ATGCTGCGCGCGGAGACTGCCGCATCCCCCGATCGTCAGGCAGCGGCGCTGGCGGGATTGCGCGCCTATCAACAAGCATCCCGCGGCCGGCCCCAGCGGCGCGCGCCGGCGCGCTTCCGCAAGGGCCGGGCGCGGCTGCGTGATTATGGCCACAAGGGTGGCGGCCGCCGGCCGCTGATCCTCGTGCCCTCGCTGATCAATCCGCCCGGCATCCTGGATCTCACCCCGGACGTATCGCTGCTCCGCTGGCTCGCCGCCCAGGGCTTCCACCCCTATCTGCTCGATTGGGGCAGCCCGACACCCGCCGACCGCGCGATGGACGTCACCGGGCATGTCGAGCAGCTGCTGTTGCCGCTGATCGCCAGGCTTGGCGAACCGCCCGTGCTGGTCGGTTACTGCCTAGGCGGCACGATGGCGCTCGCCGCGGCCTGTGCCGCGCCGGTGGCGGGGCTGGCGCTGATCGCCGGGCCGTGGCGCTTCGATGGCTTCGGCGATGCCGCGCGTGCCGATATCGCCAGGCTATGGGCGGCGGCCGGCCCGGTGTGCGAAACGATGGGCGCCGTGCCGATGGAAGTGCTGCAATCGGGCTTCTGGCGGCTCGACCCCCAGCGGACGATCGCCAAGTACGAGGCGTTCGCCGCCATGGAACCGGGCAGCCGCGGCGCGCAGCTGTTTGTCGCCATGGAGGATTGGGCGAATGCCGGCGCGCCGCTGACCTATGCCGCGGGGCGGCAATTGTTCGAGGAATTCATCGCCGGTGATGTGACCGGCAGTGGCGCCTGGCGCGTGGGCGGCGTCTTGGCCGATCCCGCCGCTTTATCCTGCCCCGCGATCGACTTCGTGTCGCTCAGCGACCGGATCGTGCCGGCGGAGAGCGCAGCCGACCTGCCCGACCGGCGCGATCTCGGGGCGGGCCATGTCGGCATGATCGTCGGGCGCGGCGGACGCGCGCAACTATGGGAGCCGCTGGCGCACTGGATCGGCGCCCTGCCCCGCTCTACATGA
- a CDS encoding acetyl-CoA C-acetyltransferase has protein sequence MDIVITAAKRTPVGSFMGAFAATPAHELGRIAIEAALEQAGVDGADVSEVILGQVLTAAQGQNPARQASMAAGVPKEIPAWGVNQVCGSGLRAVALAAQAIQSGDATIVVAGGQESMSMSAHAQHLRGGTKMGNVTMVDTMVSDGLTDVFNNYHMGITAENLAEQYQIPRAAQDEFAVRSQNLADAARSSGRFVDEIAPVTLKGRKGDTIVSDDEYIRAGVTLDSVSGLRPAFKKDGSVTAANASGLNDGAAALVIMSREEATRRGSPILATIKSWASAGVDPSIMGIGPVPATRRALEKAGWSIGDLDLIEANEAFAAQALSVGKELGWDADKVNVNGGAIAIGHPIGASGARVLTTLIYEMHKRDAKKGLATLCIGGGMGIAMCVARE, from the coding sequence ATGGACATCGTCATCACCGCCGCCAAGCGCACCCCCGTCGGCAGCTTCATGGGCGCCTTTGCCGCGACGCCGGCGCATGAACTCGGGCGGATCGCGATCGAGGCGGCGCTGGAGCAAGCGGGCGTCGATGGCGCCGACGTGTCGGAAGTGATCCTGGGCCAGGTGCTCACCGCCGCGCAGGGCCAGAACCCGGCGCGTCAGGCATCGATGGCCGCCGGCGTGCCCAAGGAGATCCCCGCCTGGGGCGTCAACCAAGTGTGCGGCTCCGGCTTGCGCGCGGTCGCATTGGCAGCCCAGGCGATCCAGTCCGGCGACGCCACGATCGTGGTCGCCGGGGGCCAGGAATCCATGTCGATGTCGGCGCACGCACAGCATCTGCGCGGCGGCACCAAGATGGGCAACGTCACGATGGTCGACACGATGGTCAGCGACGGGCTGACCGACGTGTTCAACAATTACCATATGGGCATCACGGCCGAGAACCTGGCCGAGCAATATCAGATCCCCCGGGCGGCGCAGGACGAATTCGCCGTGCGCTCGCAGAACCTGGCCGATGCGGCGCGGTCGTCGGGGCGGTTCGTCGACGAGATCGCGCCGGTCACGCTGAAGGGGCGCAAGGGCGACACGATCGTCTCGGACGACGAATATATCCGCGCCGGCGTGACGCTCGACAGCGTGTCGGGCTTGCGGCCGGCGTTCAAGAAGGACGGCAGCGTCACCGCCGCCAATGCCAGCGGCCTGAACGACGGCGCCGCCGCTTTGGTCATCATGAGCCGTGAGGAAGCGACACGCCGAGGATCACCGATCCTCGCCACGATCAAGAGCTGGGCATCGGCCGGCGTCGATCCCTCGATCATGGGCATCGGCCCCGTCCCCGCCACCCGCCGGGCATTGGAAAAGGCCGGCTGGTCGATCGGCGATCTAGACCTGATCGAAGCCAACGAAGCCTTCGCCGCGCAGGCGCTGTCGGTCGGCAAGGAACTCGGCTGGGATGCGGACAAGGTCAACGTCAACGGCGGCGCGATCGCCATCGGCCACCCGATCGGCGCCAGCGGAGCCCGGGTGCTCACCACGCTGATCTACGAAATGCACAAGCGCGACGCGAAGAAGGGACTGGCGACGCTCTGCATCGGCGGCGGCATGGGAATCGCGATGTGCGTGGCGCGCGAGTGA
- a CDS encoding TonB-dependent receptor domain-containing protein — MPIATFGGEEFFRQGQTSVGDALNELPQLRTSVAQQTVGAGVGVAGLNLLDLRGLGTIRTLVLVNGRRHVPADILNNAASVDVGSISTDLIERVEIITGGSSAVYGSDAIAGVVNFILRDNFNGLQIRGNTGVAEAGYGGNQFISALGGFNFADDRGNVTVQGEYSKSKRVFYSDVPHLRQVNGFVAVDADSTGLPQGSDGFPDNVFLRDIRQPLTNRFGVVGIPQQNGSGACGTGTLANNGAPNTAGTAYTCSFLFTPGGRLTPLTGTRVGTGPGGSVIGGNGQTGREDNQGSLFPRNERYNINLLAHYEFSRAFDLFFEGKYSRIKTVGNNAGPTFLNNTTASLGNDARLNPRLDNPFLNAADRATIASGYLANNCTFPLGTSIGAVSCVNNTPGQAGATPAQEATRAAALAARNLAIANGTYRFLFARTLTDLGPRDEYFDRETYRFVGGVRGDFNDDWHYEFSANYGKFKETDELTGYVNRQRFLLSLDAGRNPVTGAIQCRSQFDPAAATGLAAFSGSAAALATDIAACVPYNAFGAPNNQAAISYFSYVAHNRSSIDQLDFQGFVSGDSSQLFSLPGGPVRFVVGGEYRREKAFNDSDDAADNGISNNVFLGDAAPGATKVKEAFGELQFPILRDTPFFEELTVTGAGRISDYNSAVGTVYTYNGGVEWAPIRDIRFRGNYARAVRAPNVSENGFPNVNNFANSFVDPCNVNAIGNNPNRGTNCASQLSAAQLANIAPAGYSLGVISGSNPNLIEESSDSYTLGAVITPRFLPGFSLSADYFDIKVKNVIVSLTAQQIVDACYDSVSLSSPLCATFSRNLTGGAGAAGELPGQILNYTVVQGPQNFASRVRRGLDIEAAYRTNLTDNIRLDTRLNLSHIFQNSNFEDATNPNLENRLLTEVGDPKNEFRWLVDVGFGPLTVGYTMRYISPQLVLGPTAATTYENLNPLNGQPPLNADVFDIPYYPSVLYHSIRFDFKVSGDGDGDGFNFFAGVDNLTNRIPPLGASAATSSSGIFNARGRNFFAGFRGKF; from the coding sequence GTGCCCATCGCCACCTTCGGTGGCGAAGAGTTCTTCAGACAGGGTCAGACTAGCGTCGGAGACGCACTCAACGAGTTGCCGCAGTTGCGCACGTCGGTTGCTCAGCAGACCGTAGGCGCGGGCGTCGGCGTTGCCGGCCTCAACCTGCTCGATCTGCGTGGCCTTGGGACGATCCGCACCCTGGTTTTGGTCAACGGCCGTCGCCATGTCCCGGCCGACATCCTGAACAACGCTGCTTCGGTGGATGTCGGCTCGATCTCTACCGACCTGATCGAGCGCGTAGAAATCATCACCGGCGGCAGTTCGGCGGTCTATGGTTCGGACGCGATCGCGGGTGTGGTCAACTTCATCCTGCGCGACAATTTCAACGGCCTTCAGATCCGCGGTAACACCGGGGTTGCCGAAGCAGGCTATGGCGGCAACCAGTTCATTTCGGCGCTGGGAGGCTTCAACTTCGCCGACGACCGCGGCAACGTGACCGTGCAAGGTGAATATTCGAAGTCCAAACGGGTATTTTACTCGGACGTTCCGCATCTGCGCCAGGTCAACGGCTTTGTCGCAGTCGACGCGGATAGCACCGGGCTGCCGCAGGGCAGCGACGGCTTCCCGGATAACGTTTTCCTACGCGACATCCGCCAACCGCTGACCAACCGTTTCGGTGTGGTTGGCATTCCGCAGCAAAATGGCTCCGGAGCATGCGGCACTGGTACGCTCGCCAACAATGGTGCCCCCAATACGGCGGGCACTGCCTACACTTGCTCTTTCCTCTTCACGCCAGGTGGCCGCCTTACCCCGCTGACCGGCACGCGCGTCGGCACGGGCCCTGGCGGCTCCGTCATCGGCGGCAATGGCCAGACCGGACGCGAGGACAATCAGGGTTCGCTATTCCCACGCAACGAACGCTACAACATCAACCTGCTCGCGCATTATGAGTTCAGCCGCGCATTCGATCTGTTCTTCGAAGGAAAATACTCGCGCATCAAGACCGTGGGCAACAACGCCGGCCCGACGTTCCTCAACAACACCACCGCATCCTTGGGCAACGATGCCCGTCTTAATCCGCGGCTCGACAATCCGTTCCTGAATGCGGCAGATCGCGCGACGATTGCCAGCGGTTACCTTGCGAACAATTGCACTTTCCCCCTGGGAACATCCATCGGTGCCGTGTCGTGCGTAAACAACACACCCGGCCAGGCTGGCGCGACTCCGGCGCAGGAAGCCACGCGAGCGGCTGCTTTGGCCGCTCGCAACCTGGCGATCGCAAATGGCACCTACCGCTTCCTTTTCGCCCGCACGCTGACCGATCTGGGCCCGCGCGACGAATATTTCGACCGGGAGACCTACAGGTTCGTTGGTGGCGTCCGCGGTGATTTCAACGACGACTGGCATTACGAATTTTCGGCGAACTACGGCAAGTTCAAGGAGACCGACGAGCTGACCGGTTATGTAAACCGTCAGCGTTTCCTCCTTTCGCTGGACGCCGGCCGCAACCCGGTCACCGGTGCGATCCAGTGCCGCTCGCAATTTGACCCAGCCGCAGCTACCGGGCTGGCGGCGTTCAGCGGCTCGGCGGCGGCGCTGGCGACGGACATCGCCGCCTGCGTTCCGTACAACGCGTTCGGCGCACCCAATAACCAGGCAGCGATCTCATACTTCAGCTACGTTGCCCACAATCGCTCTTCGATCGATCAGCTCGATTTCCAGGGCTTCGTCTCGGGCGACTCCAGCCAGTTGTTCTCGTTACCAGGCGGGCCGGTCCGCTTCGTGGTCGGCGGTGAATATCGTCGTGAAAAGGCGTTCAACGACAGTGATGACGCCGCCGACAATGGCATCTCGAACAACGTGTTCCTGGGCGATGCCGCGCCTGGCGCGACGAAGGTGAAGGAAGCATTCGGTGAACTTCAGTTCCCCATCCTCCGCGATACGCCGTTCTTCGAGGAACTGACGGTAACCGGCGCCGGCCGCATCTCCGACTATAACAGTGCGGTCGGTACGGTTTACACCTACAATGGTGGTGTCGAATGGGCACCGATCCGGGATATCCGATTCCGTGGCAATTACGCTCGCGCTGTGCGGGCGCCGAACGTGTCGGAAAATGGCTTCCCGAACGTAAACAACTTCGCGAACAGCTTTGTCGATCCGTGCAACGTCAATGCGATCGGCAACAATCCGAATCGCGGCACGAATTGCGCGTCGCAGCTCTCCGCGGCACAGCTTGCGAACATTGCACCGGCGGGTTACTCGCTCGGCGTCATCAGCGGCAGCAACCCAAACCTGATCGAGGAATCGTCGGACTCCTACACGCTCGGCGCCGTCATCACGCCAAGGTTCCTGCCGGGCTTCTCCCTCAGTGCCGACTATTTCGACATCAAGGTCAAGAACGTGATCGTTTCGCTTACGGCGCAGCAGATCGTGGATGCCTGCTATGACTCGGTTTCACTAAGCAGCCCACTTTGCGCCACGTTCAGTCGCAACCTCACCGGTGGTGCCGGTGCTGCGGGCGAACTCCCTGGCCAGATCCTGAACTACACCGTTGTTCAGGGCCCGCAGAACTTTGCGAGCCGTGTTCGTCGCGGCCTGGATATCGAAGCGGCGTATCGCACCAACCTGACCGACAACATCCGGCTCGATACGCGCCTGAACCTGTCGCACATCTTCCAGAACAGCAATTTCGAAGACGCGACCAATCCTAACCTCGAAAACCGGCTTCTAACCGAGGTAGGCGATCCAAAGAACGAGTTCCGCTGGCTGGTGGATGTCGGCTTCGGACCGCTGACGGTCGGCTATACGATGCGCTACATCAGCCCACAGCTGGTGCTCGGGCCAACGGCGGCGACGACGTACGAGAACCTGAACCCGCTCAACGGCCAGCCGCCGCTCAACGCCGACGTATTCGACATCCCATATTATCCGAGCGTCCTGTATCACAGCATTCGCTTCGACTTTAAGGTCAGTGGCGATGGTGATGGCGATGGTTTCAACTTCTTTGCTGGCGTTGACAACCTGACCAATCGAATCCCACCATTGGGTGCGAGCGCTGCGACGAGTTCGTCAGGTATCTTCAATGCTCGCGGTCGCAACTTCTTCGCGGGCTTCCGTGGAAAGTTCTAA
- the alr gene encoding alanine racemase: MSAPLRLRLDTQALIDNWRTLDRMSGTAACGAAVKANGYGLGAIEVAERLAGAGCRDFFVANWAEAQALAPIGLPVSVLHGVRAEDMPAALSGFARPVLNTAQQVARWKAAGGGACDVMIDTGMNRLGLSVDELDLLAGLQIETLMSHLACADEDSPMNERQRVAFAVLAGRTGARRMSLANSAGIALGSDYHFDLTRPGLALYGGVPRSEFKGTVRQVVAPEAQLLQRRRVAAGATVGYGATWCADQHAEVAIINLGYADGYFRSFSDRGSACFGSTMLPVIGRVSMDLVALDVSAAATLGEGDWIAIDFGLPEASAQSGMSEYELLTSLSARFARYWG, from the coding sequence ATTAGCGCTCCCCTCCGCCTCCGCCTCGACACCCAGGCCCTGATCGACAATTGGCGCACGCTGGACCGGATGAGCGGCACCGCCGCATGCGGCGCGGCGGTGAAGGCCAACGGCTATGGCCTGGGCGCCATCGAGGTGGCCGAGCGCCTCGCCGGCGCCGGCTGCCGCGACTTCTTCGTCGCCAATTGGGCCGAGGCCCAGGCGCTGGCACCGATCGGCCTGCCGGTATCGGTGCTGCACGGCGTGCGCGCGGAGGACATGCCGGCCGCCTTGTCCGGCTTCGCCCGCCCCGTGCTCAACACTGCGCAACAAGTGGCGCGCTGGAAGGCAGCGGGCGGGGGCGCGTGCGACGTGATGATCGATACGGGCATGAACCGGCTGGGCTTGTCGGTCGATGAACTCGATCTGCTGGCGGGGCTGCAGATCGAAACGCTGATGAGCCATCTGGCTTGTGCGGATGAAGACAGCCCGATGAACGAGCGCCAGCGGGTGGCGTTTGCGGTGCTGGCGGGACGGACGGGAGCGCGGCGGATGAGCTTGGCTAATTCGGCTGGGATTGCGCTGGGAAGCGACTATCATTTCGATCTGACACGGCCGGGACTAGCGCTGTATGGCGGCGTACCGCGGAGTGAGTTCAAGGGCACCGTTCGCCAAGTGGTCGCGCCCGAAGCGCAGCTGCTCCAGCGGCGGCGTGTCGCGGCGGGGGCGACGGTAGGATATGGCGCCACCTGGTGCGCGGATCAGCACGCCGAGGTTGCGATTATCAACCTTGGTTATGCCGACGGCTATTTTCGCAGCTTTTCGGATCGGGGCAGTGCCTGCTTTGGCAGCACCATGCTTCCCGTCATCGGTCGAGTGTCGATGGATCTCGTCGCACTTGATGTATCGGCCGCAGCCACGCTCGGGGAGGGTGATTGGATCGCGATTGACTTCGGATTGCCCGAAGCGTCGGCCCAATCTGGAATGAGCGAGTATGAATTACTAACCAGCCTGAGCGCCCGCTTCGCGCGCTACTGGGGGTAA
- a CDS encoding MFS transporter: MAVTGADDLAGLPGDPPTAACPAPSRKEIQLVISASSLGTVFEWYDFFIYGTLAASGIIGRTFFPGGSELLQTLFAWAGFAVGFGFRPLGAVLFGFLGDRWGRKYTFLVTITLMGIATAGMGLVPSAASIGVAAPLILILLRILQGLALGGEYGGAAIYVAEHSPPGRSGYFTSFIQASVVGGFILSLVVVLSTKAVLPTDIWDDWGWRLPFLFSLLLLAVSLYMRLKLSESPVFKSMKEAGETARNPFTESFTYPGNLKRLFVALFGIAAGLTVIWYTAMFTVLSFLQTTMRVEETAAQLIVGVGAASGLFWFVFFGRLSDRIGRKKPIVVGYAATLLLLFPVFWVMGSAANPGLSAAARRAPVIVSGPSCAYDPFAAQQVDQCGKLLDYFSKKGVEYTKEHTPATVVRIGGEGVADMTPAGLDKALVAAGYNLDKVVPPAGNIVVILFSILVLGALSGVTYGPVAALLAEMFPPRIRYSSMSIPYHIGTGYFGGFLPFISQYIVARSGDPYAGLWYTWCVVAMALVVTVIGLQEPKHVPPAAA; this comes from the coding sequence ATGGCCGTCACCGGCGCTGATGATCTTGCGGGTCTGCCCGGCGACCCGCCGACCGCCGCCTGCCCGGCGCCGAGCCGCAAGGAAATCCAGCTCGTCATCAGTGCCTCGTCGCTCGGCACCGTGTTCGAATGGTATGATTTCTTCATCTACGGCACGCTGGCGGCATCGGGCATCATCGGTCGCACTTTCTTCCCTGGCGGCTCGGAATTGCTGCAGACGCTGTTCGCCTGGGCCGGCTTTGCGGTCGGGTTCGGCTTCCGCCCGCTGGGCGCCGTGCTGTTCGGCTTTCTCGGCGATCGGTGGGGGCGGAAATACACTTTCCTCGTCACGATCACGCTGATGGGCATCGCCACTGCCGGCATGGGGCTGGTGCCCTCGGCCGCCTCGATCGGCGTCGCCGCACCGCTGATCCTGATCCTTCTGCGCATCCTGCAGGGCCTGGCGCTGGGCGGCGAATATGGCGGCGCGGCGATCTACGTCGCGGAGCATTCCCCGCCCGGCCGATCGGGCTATTTCACCAGCTTCATCCAGGCCAGCGTGGTCGGGGGCTTTATCCTCAGCCTGGTCGTGGTGCTTTCCACCAAGGCGGTGTTGCCGACCGACATCTGGGACGATTGGGGCTGGCGCCTGCCGTTCCTGTTCTCGCTGCTGCTGCTCGCCGTATCGCTCTACATGCGGCTGAAACTGTCCGAGAGCCCGGTGTTCAAATCGATGAAGGAAGCGGGCGAAACCGCGCGCAATCCCTTCACCGAAAGCTTCACCTATCCCGGCAACCTCAAGCGCCTATTCGTGGCGCTGTTCGGCATCGCCGCCGGGCTGACCGTGATCTGGTACACCGCGATGTTCACCGTTCTGTCGTTCCTGCAGACGACGATGCGCGTGGAGGAAACCGCCGCGCAATTGATCGTCGGGGTGGGGGCGGCATCGGGATTGTTCTGGTTCGTGTTCTTCGGCCGCCTGTCGGACCGGATCGGGCGCAAGAAGCCGATCGTGGTCGGCTATGCCGCGACCTTGCTGCTGCTGTTCCCGGTATTCTGGGTGATGGGCAGCGCCGCCAACCCAGGGCTGTCCGCCGCCGCGCGCCGCGCACCGGTGATCGTCTCTGGGCCTTCCTGCGCCTATGATCCGTTCGCCGCCCAGCAGGTCGACCAATGCGGCAAGCTGCTCGACTATTTTTCCAAGAAGGGCGTCGAATATACCAAGGAGCACACGCCGGCGACGGTCGTCAGGATCGGCGGCGAGGGCGTGGCGGACATGACGCCGGCCGGCCTCGACAAGGCATTGGTCGCGGCGGGCTACAATCTGGACAAGGTCGTGCCGCCGGCCGGCAATATCGTCGTCATCCTGTTCTCCATCCTGGTCTTGGGTGCGTTATCCGGCGTCACCTATGGCCCGGTGGCGGCGCTGCTGGCGGAGATGTTCCCGCCGCGCATCCGCTACAGCTCGATGTCGATCCCCTATCATATCGGCACCGGCTATTTCGGCGGGTTCTTGCCGTTCATCAGCCAGTACATCGTCGCGCGCAGCGGCGATCCCTATGCCGGTCTGTGGTACACGTGGTGCGTGGTGGCGATGGCCTTGGTGGTGACGGTGATCGGCCTGCAGGAGCCCAAGCACGTGCCGCCCGCCGCCGCCTGA
- the mmsB gene encoding 3-hydroxyisobutyrate dehydrogenase, whose product MARVAFIGLGNMGGGMAANLAKKGHDVRAFDLSPEALAKAEKAGCLAAASAAEALDGAEAVITMLPAGSHVETVYADAVFAAAPVSAILIDCSTIDVATARRVAEAAQAKGFTMVDAPVSGGIAAASAGTLTFMVGGSAEGFERAQPFLADMGKAVIHAGVGGSGQAAKIVNNMLLGVTMVGTCEAFLLAQKLGLDPQKFFDISSVSSGQSWSMTSYAPLAGVGPDTPADHDYQGGFATALMLKDLRLAMEAASGADADTPMGAKAAELYERFNAQGQGGTDFSGIIRMLDERHSGS is encoded by the coding sequence ATGGCACGCGTCGCATTCATCGGTCTGGGTAATATGGGCGGCGGCATGGCTGCGAACCTCGCAAAGAAGGGACATGACGTCCGCGCCTTCGATCTCTCGCCCGAGGCGCTCGCCAAGGCCGAGAAAGCGGGCTGCCTGGCCGCTGCCAGCGCCGCCGAAGCCTTGGACGGCGCCGAGGCCGTCATCACCATGCTGCCCGCCGGCAGCCATGTCGAAACGGTCTATGCCGACGCGGTCTTCGCCGCCGCACCGGTCAGCGCGATCCTGATCGATTGCTCGACGATCGACGTCGCCACGGCCAGGCGCGTCGCCGAAGCGGCGCAGGCCAAGGGGTTCACGATGGTCGACGCGCCCGTTTCGGGCGGTATCGCCGCGGCCAGTGCCGGCACGCTGACCTTCATGGTCGGCGGCAGCGCGGAAGGGTTCGAGCGCGCGCAGCCGTTCCTGGCCGATATGGGCAAGGCAGTGATCCATGCCGGCGTCGGCGGCAGCGGACAGGCAGCCAAGATCGTCAACAACATGCTCCTGGGCGTCACCATGGTCGGCACGTGCGAGGCGTTCCTGCTGGCCCAGAAATTGGGGCTCGATCCGCAAAAGTTCTTCGACATTTCCAGCGTATCGTCTGGCCAGAGCTGGTCGATGACGTCCTATGCGCCGCTGGCCGGTGTCGGCCCCGACACGCCGGCCGACCACGATTATCAGGGCGGCTTCGCCACCGCGCTGATGCTGAAGGACCTGCGGCTGGCGATGGAAGCCGCATCCGGTGCCGATGCGGACACCCCGATGGGCGCCAAGGCGGCGGAATTGTACGAGCGGTTCAACGCGCAAGGGCAGGGCGGCACCGACTTTTCGGGCATCATCCGGATGCTGGATGAGAGGCATTCTGGATCTTGA